The sequence below is a genomic window from Ipomoea triloba cultivar NCNSP0323 chromosome 2, ASM357664v1.
GACGTCCAAGCAGGGAAGATAGTCCTTACCGTCAGTTGGCCAGACTGCAGGAGAAAATGGACCAGTTGCAACGTGAGCTACGTGAGAAGAACAAAGAGGGAGAGCCATCCAGTTCGTTGATTGACACCCCCTTCACTGACGATGTCATGAGCACACATTACCCACAGGACTTGAGGATCCCACTGGTCCGAACTTACAATGGACGATCTGACCCACAGGATCACATCAACATGTATTATGGCAGCATGCTGATGTTAGGAGTATGCGATGTCGTCATATGCAGAGCTTTCTTCGCCACCCTGGTAGGTAGAGCAGCCGAGTGGTTCAGAAGCTTGGAGCCTCGTTCGATCGCGAATTTCAGCCAACTGGCTGACAAGTTCGTAAGACGTTTTGCAGCTAGAAAGTCAAGGAAGAAGCCTTACACCTATCTGAACAAGGTAAAACAGGACGTAGGGGAAGCCTTGTCAACTTACCTGTCCAGATGGGAGCGAGAAGTAGACTAGGTTGAACCAATGGAAGATCAGGTAGCGGTTCATGCATTCCTCTCGTCGCTCCGATCCGGGGCACTTTACTATGACCTCATTGTCAAGCCCCCAAAGACATATGAAGAGGCGATCACTTGGGCCAGACACCATGCAGACGCCACCGAGGCCAACACAGCGAAGAGACGAGAGGAGCAGCCGGTCAGTCGGGACAAAGGTCACGACCAAAGAAAAGATTGACCACGATTTAGGCAGCGTGGCCGGACGGGGGATGGACCGCGATTCACTCCACTAAACAAGCCACTGGTAGAAGTTTTGCAATTCGCCGAGCAGTGTAATCTGGTGCACCCACCCGAGCCGGTACCCGAAGGAGCAAATAGAAGCAAGTATTGTGCCTTCCACAAGGTCAGAGGGCATGATACAACGGAATGCATAGCCTTGCGACTGATCATTGAGCAACTCATTCAGAGTGGAGAGTTGGAGCAGTTCGTGAGGAAAGACGGCCAAGATAAGGGTAAGGCCAAGAAAAACGTCTGGAGAAGAAATCAGAAGGAACAATCGAAGGCACCCAGCCCACCCGAGTCGCACGATGATAAGGCAACTGGAAAAAAGCCGGTGATTCATGTAATCTACGGAGGACCGGAGGGAAGAGACTCTTCCCGCCAGAGGAAACAATGGGTAAGGAACCTGTACATAGGATCGATGTAGTCAGAACCGCGAGAGAAGAAGAAGCGCACGGAGCCGATATTCTTCACTGATGATGATCTTCCCATCCATGGAGAAACCCAGAGCGACTCGCTCGTCATCACGATGGACATCAATGGGACGGATGTGCAACGGGAGATTCACACGTTTTCACACGGGGAGCTCGGTAAACATCTTATACTTCGATGTGTTCACACGTTTAGGTCTATCGACCGAAAAGTTGGCCCCCTTGAGGACCCCATTGCCTGGCTTCACCGGCGATTCCATAGAAGCGGAAGGAATCATCAGTTTAAACGTCGAGATGGGCACCCACCCGAATGTTCTAAAGactaccatggactttgtggtgGTCAAGCTGAAATGCATACACAATGCGATACTCGGTCAACCTGGCATCACCCAAGTGGCCGCCGTCATATCGATGAGCCACTTGTGCGTGAAATTCCACACACCCAATGGGATCGGGGTGCTTCGGGGAGACCAGCGAGTTGCACGACAGTGTTACGCACAAGCAGTCAAGCAATCGGATCGTGAGGACGCTAGAATCCACACCATATCGCAACAGGTAGATTATGGAGAACTCAAGGAGAAGCCGCAACCAGCTTCAGAAATGGAAGAGATCATACTGGACCCCAATCAACCGGAGCGAACGGTTAGGATCGGTCGGGGTCTCCCGGTCGGTCTATGAGAAGAAATCGTTAGTGTTCTGCATAAGTTCAAGAGCATCTTCGCCTGGGGACCAGAGGACATGCCCGGGGTCGATCGGTCTGTCATATGCCACCGCCTATCCATTCAACCGGGATTCAAGCcggtcaagcaaaagaaaaggcacctgTCAAGCGAGAGGCGAAAGTTTGTGAAGAAGGAGACCGCCACCCTCCTAGCGGTAGGTCACATCCGGGAGGTCCTGTACCCGGAGTGGTTGGCAAACGTGGTCCTTGCGCCAAAACCACCCATATGGAGGATGTGTGTAGATTACACCGATCTAAACAAAGCCTGCCCAAAGGACCCTTACCCATTGCCAAATCCcgaccagatggttgatgaGACTGCCGGGTGTGAGCTGCTGAGCTTCATGGATGCATTcaaaggataccatcaaatTTTCATGTGCAAAGAAGACGAAGAGAAGACCGCCTTGATCACCCCTGATGGGGTGTTTTGCTACATGGTGATGGTATTCGGTCTACGGAACTCTGGAGCCACATATCAACGGATGGTGAACAAGTTGTTCAAGGGCCTGCTTGGGTCGACAATGGAAGCATACGTCGACGACATGCTGGTCAAAAGTCGCTCGAAGGAAACACACCCAACCGACCTGGCCAAAGCATTCAAAGTGATGGAAACATTCAACCTGCTTTTAAATCCGAGTAAGTGTGCCTTCGCTGTCCAAACAGGGAAGTTCTTGGGATTTATGATGACGGGTCGGGGAATCGAACCGAACCCTGAGAAGGTCAGAGAAATCATGGAGATGCAGCCCCCCAGTCAGTCAAAGACGTCCAGCGACTGACCGGTCGACTCGCTGCACTCAGTCGTTTCTTGTCTAAATCGGCTGAGAAGTCCCTACCATTCTTTCAAATATTGAAGAAGTCCAATGGTTTCGAATGGAAATCTGCATGTTAATCAGCCTTTGAAGAATTGAAAACTTACCTGAGCTCCTCACCAGTCCTTTCCAAACCAGAGAAGGAAGAAACCTTGTACGTTTACTTAGCCGTGTCGGACCGAGCGGTCAGTTCGGTGCTTGTTCGGGAGGAAGCGAAAGGGGTCCAGAAACCGATCTACTACGTCAGCAAAGCCTTGCAAGGACCGGAATTGCGCTACACAAAATTCGAGAAGACTGCATTTGCACTCTGGTGACTGCTCGGAAGCTCGCGACATATTTTCAAGCTCATCCAGTTGTAGTTTTGACCGACCAACCGCTTGGGACGATCCTCAGAAACCCAACATCCTCGGGGCGACTGATAAAATGGGCCATGATGTTAACCCAATTTGCCATTGAGTACAAGCCACGCCCGACCATCAAGGGACAAGCATTAGCCGACTTCATCGTCGAATGCACTGCAAGGGACCTGGAGCCTGACCGACCGACTGCCCTAGAAGAACCCTGGTGGGAAGCCTCCACTGACGGATCGTCCAGCAAGAAAGGGTGTGGGGGAGGAATCGTGCTTACATCTCCTGAAggcttcaaagtgtatcaagcTCTAATCTTCAAATTCCGACTCACCAATAACGAAGCGGAATACGAGGTACTCATAGGCGGTCTACGGCTGGCCAAGCAGATGAAGGCCGACCGACTGCGATTACGGTCAGACTCCCGATTGATAATTGGACAGCTCTCTAATACGATCGAAGCAAAGGAAGACCGGATGATACGATACAAAGACATCGCACTTGAGTGGTTGCAGCAGTTTGACAAATATGAGATGATTCAAGTACCAAGGGCGGAAAACACAGATGCCGACATGCTATCCAAATTGACCCAGGAAGCTCCCGAATACGTGTCAAAGATTGCTCGGGTCGAAGAAATTGTAACGCCTAGCATCGACATCATCGAGGTTCGACCGGTCGAGATAAGCGAGCCTGACTGGATGTACTATCTGAAAGGATACATAACCGATGGCACCCTACCGGACGATCCTGCACGAGCAAAGAAAGTCATATTGCGGGCACCCCGATTCCAGTTGATCGACGGTAAGCTCTACAAACGATCGTATGGCGGACCACTCCTGAGGTGTTTGACCAGCGATGAGGCTAAGATTGTGATTGAAGAAGTTCATGACGGAATCTGCTCGGCCCACCAAGGACCAAGGACGCTAGCGCAAAAGATTGTCTTGTTAGGTTACTACTGGCCCTCTATGAATTTGGATTGTGAGCAGTACGTGCGGCGATCCGCTATATGCCAAGAATTCCACAAGTTTCCCAGTCGACCAGCGACCTACTACCAGCCGGTCAGCGAGGTAATTCCATTCGCAAGATGGGGAGTAGACTTGATTGGTGCATTCCCAATGACGGCCGGTCAAAAAAGTACGTGATAGTGGCCATTGAttacttcaccaagtgggtcGAAGCCGAAGCGTTAGCGACCATTACCTCCCAATAATGTCAGAAGTTCTTATGGCACAATGTGATCACTCGCTTTGGCGT
It includes:
- the LOC116010971 gene encoding uncharacterized protein LOC116010971; translated protein: MMLTQFAIEYKPRPTIKGQALADFIVECTARDLEPDRPTALEEPWWEASTDGSSSKKGCGGGIVLTSPEGFKVYQALIFKFRLTNNEAEYEVLIGGLRLAKQMKADRLRLRSDSRLIIGQLSNTIEAKEDRMIRYKDIALEWLQQFDKYEMIQVPRAENTDADMLSKLTQEAPEYVSKIARVEEIVTPSIDIIEVRPVEISEPDWMYYLKGYITDGTLPDDPARAKKVILRAPRFQLIDGKLYKRSYGGPLLRCLTSDEAKIVIEEVHDGICSAHQGPRTLAQKIVLLGYYWPSMNLDCEQYVRRSAICQEFHKFPSRPATYYQPVSEVIPFARWGVDLIGAFPMTAGQKST